The following are encoded in a window of Caldicellulosiruptor danielii genomic DNA:
- a CDS encoding NAD(+)/NADH kinase — MEVGIFVNFQKEHSNEILENIVSIFNHNRVNWLLVNEENKKVKKFDLLITIGGDGTLLNVVEKASIEATPVLAINCGRLGYLTEEIKEDIEKVIFKLLKKEFFIEERHIVEAGVKQKVFFALNDVCVVRNTFNIVDLCLYIDGVFAQEYRSDGIIVATATGSTAYSLSAGGPIVEPQLGVILVTPICPHSLSSRSLVLGSTRTIKVKNSSSENVQVVVDGRFVDRLAPEEFVECKISQHKLKLIRLKQRNFYEILREKIKE, encoded by the coding sequence ATGGAAGTTGGAATTTTTGTAAATTTTCAGAAAGAACACAGCAACGAAATCTTAGAAAATATTGTATCAATTTTTAACCACAACAGAGTTAATTGGTTATTGGTAAATGAAGAGAACAAAAAAGTTAAAAAGTTTGACCTTCTTATCACAATAGGAGGAGATGGCACACTTTTGAATGTGGTTGAAAAGGCTTCTATAGAGGCCACACCAGTCCTTGCCATAAATTGCGGAAGGCTGGGGTATCTTACCGAAGAGATAAAAGAGGATATTGAAAAAGTAATTTTTAAGCTGTTAAAAAAAGAGTTTTTCATTGAAGAGAGGCACATTGTTGAAGCTGGGGTAAAGCAGAAGGTTTTCTTTGCACTGAATGATGTTTGTGTTGTCAGAAATACTTTTAACATAGTTGACCTGTGTCTTTACATTGATGGTGTGTTTGCTCAGGAGTATAGAAGCGACGGTATTATAGTTGCAACAGCTACTGGTTCGACTGCATATTCACTTTCGGCAGGTGGACCTATAGTGGAGCCCCAGCTGGGGGTGATTTTAGTCACCCCTATCTGTCCTCATTCTTTAAGTTCAAGAAGTCTTGTTCTTGGCAGCACAAGAACAATAAAAGTGAAAAATTCATCTTCTGAAAATGTTCAGGTAGTAGTAGATGGTAGATTTGTAGATAGGCTTGCGCCAGAAGAATTTGTTGAATGTAAGATTTCTCAACACAAGTTAAAACTTATAAGACTTAAGCAAAGGAACTTTTATGAAATTTTAAGAGAAAAAATAAAAGAGTAA
- a CDS encoding arginine repressor: MKSERQQKILEIIQNEDIETQEELVERLKELGYDVTQATVSRDIKELRLTKVLTETGKYKYAVLSGPEANITEKLIKVFSESIVKYDTADNLVIIKTITGAAQGAAAAIDSLSWPEVVGTIAGDDTIFIATKGSAAADKIVERIKAIISQGE, encoded by the coding sequence ATGAAATCCGAAAGACAACAAAAGATTTTAGAAATAATTCAAAACGAAGATATAGAAACACAAGAAGAGCTTGTAGAGAGGCTAAAAGAGCTTGGGTATGATGTAACACAGGCTACAGTTTCAAGGGACATAAAAGAGCTAAGACTTACCAAGGTTTTAACTGAAACAGGGAAGTACAAATATGCAGTTTTATCAGGGCCAGAAGCAAATATTACTGAAAAGCTTATCAAGGTCTTCTCTGAGTCGATAGTCAAATACGACACTGCTGACAATTTGGTTATTATAAAGACAATTACAGGTGCTGCACAGGGTGCTGCTGCTGCCATTGATTCACTGAGCTGGCCCGAGGTTGTGGGAACAATTGCAGGTGATGATACCATATTCATAGCAACTAAAGGCAGTGCAGCAGCTGATAAGATAGTTGAAAGAATAAAAGCTATTATAAGCCAAGGTGAGTAA
- the spoIVB gene encoding SpoIVB peptidase: MKKLAGALFLFYILITTFFVIYLYITPDCLTCYTSDKAITIKTPVFVNVSLTPSNVQNNTQIKFLYRTNKIYIPKKVSSILCELKIGSILLKKVKISIFESNKVWVSGKFVGIKLMTDGILVIGYSYVNNGCNSAPRVPAKEAGIQIGDKIVFVDGQKVKDCSQLFEIINSSGGKSLVFVIKRGQTYKQFKIKPLLSSEGVYKIGLWVRDGTSGIGTVTFVDANRKVFGALGHGISDIDTGILLDVKEGQIYSAEIVDIRKNDKSEIGEVVGKINENCAIGDVFINTPFGIYGKIIQSSFWNSLQSVEITRLQDIHAGSAYILSEVSGNVEKFEIKIERILPLYRNSTKAFVIRITDKRLLQLTSGIVQGMSGSPIIQDNKLVGAVTHVFLKEPEKGYGVFIDNMLNITKHIK; this comes from the coding sequence GTGAAAAAACTGGCAGGTGCACTTTTTCTTTTTTATATTCTAATTACCACCTTTTTTGTCATCTATCTTTATATAACTCCTGATTGTCTTACTTGTTACACCTCAGACAAAGCTATTACCATCAAAACTCCTGTTTTTGTTAATGTTAGTTTAACTCCTTCGAATGTTCAAAACAACACGCAAATAAAATTTCTTTACAGAACAAACAAGATTTATATTCCAAAGAAAGTTTCTTCAATTTTATGCGAGCTAAAAATTGGTTCAATACTACTCAAGAAGGTTAAAATTTCAATTTTTGAATCAAACAAGGTGTGGGTTTCTGGAAAATTTGTAGGAATCAAGCTTATGACAGACGGAATACTTGTTATAGGGTATTCTTACGTAAATAATGGTTGTAATTCAGCTCCACGAGTTCCTGCAAAAGAAGCAGGTATTCAAATAGGTGATAAGATTGTATTCGTAGATGGACAAAAGGTAAAAGACTGCAGTCAGCTTTTTGAAATTATAAACTCATCAGGTGGCAAGTCCTTAGTTTTTGTAATTAAAAGAGGGCAAACCTATAAACAATTCAAAATAAAACCACTTCTGAGTAGTGAAGGTGTGTACAAAATAGGGCTGTGGGTCCGTGATGGCACAAGTGGCATTGGAACAGTCACATTTGTAGATGCCAATAGAAAGGTATTTGGTGCTCTTGGCCATGGGATATCAGACATAGATACAGGTATTCTCCTGGATGTGAAAGAGGGACAAATTTATTCAGCCGAAATAGTTGATATAAGAAAAAACGATAAAAGTGAGATTGGCGAAGTTGTAGGAAAAATCAATGAAAACTGCGCAATTGGAGATGTGTTTATTAATACTCCATTCGGGATTTATGGTAAAATAATTCAAAGCAGTTTTTGGAATAGCCTTCAAAGCGTAGAGATTACTCGACTTCAGGATATTCACGCAGGTAGTGCATATATTTTAAGCGAGGTTTCAGGAAATGTTGAAAAGTTTGAAATAAAAATAGAAAGAATTCTGCCTCTTTACAGAAATTCGACAAAAGCATTTGTTATAAGGATTACTGATAAAAGACTTCTTCAACTCACATCTGGAATTGTTCAAGGAATGAGTGGTTCTCCAATTATCCAGGATAACAAACTTGTAGGAGCTGTTACTCATGTATTTTTGAAGGAACCAGAAAAAGGATATGGTGTTTTTATTGATAATATGCTAAACATTACAAAACATATTAAATAA
- the spo0A gene encoding sporulation transcription factor Spo0A, with amino-acid sequence MEKLKVVIADDNRQFNMLLTEVFNSQPDFLVVGNSYDGIETLKVVEEKKPDLLMLDIIMPYLDGIGVIENLSSVEKRPNIIIISAVGQENISQKAVNMGALYYFVKPFDLNIMIERVRQLLFTSSSKSETVDVNYSKSVEKKTLSEVDLEAEVTEILKEVGIPAHVRGYQFLRDAIVATTIDADLLNGITKVLYPMIAEKYNTTPTRVERAIRHAIEISSTRGKADTLYKYFGYSTSQDKGKPTNAEFIAMISDKLRLKIKKSSQAK; translated from the coding sequence ATGGAAAAATTAAAGGTAGTGATTGCTGATGATAACAGGCAATTTAACATGCTTTTAACAGAAGTTTTCAATTCCCAACCAGATTTTTTGGTGGTTGGCAATTCGTATGACGGTATTGAAACTTTGAAAGTTGTTGAAGAAAAGAAACCAGACCTTTTGATGCTGGATATCATAATGCCATACCTTGATGGAATTGGTGTAATAGAAAATCTCTCAAGTGTAGAAAAACGTCCAAACATAATTATCATTTCTGCAGTTGGTCAGGAAAATATATCTCAAAAAGCAGTTAATATGGGAGCATTATACTACTTTGTCAAACCTTTTGATCTAAATATTATGATAGAAAGGGTGAGACAGCTTTTATTCACTTCATCTTCAAAGTCAGAAACTGTAGATGTAAATTACTCAAAATCTGTTGAGAAAAAAACTTTGAGTGAAGTGGATTTAGAAGCTGAGGTTACAGAAATTCTTAAAGAGGTTGGAATCCCTGCGCATGTAAGAGGGTATCAGTTTTTAAGAGATGCAATTGTTGCAACGACTATAGATGCAGACCTCTTAAATGGTATCACAAAGGTTTTGTATCCTATGATTGCAGAGAAGTACAACACAACACCAACCAGAGTGGAAAGAGCAATAAGACATGCAATAGAGATTTCATCAACAAGGGGCAAGGCAGACACACTTTATAAATATTTCGGGTATTCCACGTCACAGGATAAAGGAAAGCCTACTAACGCTGAATTTATAGCCATGATAAGCGACAAGTTAAGACTCAAGATAAAGAAGTCTTCCCAAGCAAAATAA
- a CDS encoding putative polysaccharide biosynthesis protein: protein MKKGLIYSAIILTVGSLFAKFVGVFLKLPLINIVGDYGIGLYQLPYPIYTTVLTFTMTGFSLAVSKQISSSHAEKDYRACKITFYTSLVVITAISFIFSLAYVLLSKKIIEIFKWPQEAYIPYLSLAPALFLVSVQASYRGYFNGVKKMAIVSISQIIESIGRVCFGLLLCTLLLKKGVHFSIAGALAGSSLGALFSLIYLVFALQKDEIINNTKNNSKNKEVYCDIILESKNILLLTIYFSMSSLLMSVVSIVDSLLFPYFMHMRGYHDRIISQLFGIFSGKAMTLIHVPLTFSVSMAVSIVSYVVAAKQQKEKRELICTAFEYIILVTLPCCAAFYFFSDTIFKIVFFNATTGDSVLKISAFLSILISLVQFTTSVLQATGHFTAPVKSILTGVIIKITCMFVFIVIYNLNISGLILANIVCYFVVFVINLDNLKSFGFAHFNTWNMFYIALSSVIMVIVGKIALHIFKTSVFIEGVVMITCCACVYFMCVFMFGILKVSTIKEFIFEVKRK from the coding sequence ATGAAAAAAGGATTAATATATTCAGCAATCATTCTGACAGTGGGATCACTTTTTGCAAAGTTTGTTGGTGTATTCTTAAAACTTCCCCTTATAAATATTGTTGGCGATTATGGGATAGGGTTGTATCAGCTACCTTATCCCATTTATACTACTGTTTTGACTTTCACAATGACTGGTTTTTCACTCGCAGTTTCAAAACAGATTTCCTCCTCTCATGCAGAAAAAGATTACAGGGCTTGTAAAATCACATTTTACACAAGTTTGGTTGTTATAACAGCTATTTCTTTTATATTTTCGCTTGCATACGTGCTTTTATCTAAAAAGATTATAGAAATCTTCAAGTGGCCACAAGAGGCTTATATTCCCTACTTGTCTTTAGCTCCTGCGCTTTTTCTTGTCTCTGTGCAAGCGTCGTATAGAGGTTATTTTAACGGTGTCAAAAAGATGGCTATTGTATCAATTTCGCAAATAATAGAATCGATAGGACGGGTTTGTTTTGGACTTTTGTTATGCACTTTACTCTTAAAAAAAGGGGTTCATTTTTCGATTGCAGGGGCACTTGCAGGAAGTAGCTTAGGAGCTTTATTTTCTTTAATCTATCTTGTTTTTGCTTTGCAAAAAGATGAGATTATAAATAATACCAAAAATAATAGCAAAAATAAAGAAGTATACTGTGATATAATCTTAGAATCTAAGAATATTCTTTTGCTTACTATTTATTTTTCAATGTCGTCACTTTTGATGTCAGTAGTATCAATTGTTGACTCTTTGCTTTTTCCATATTTCATGCATATGAGAGGGTATCATGATAGAATAATCTCACAGCTGTTTGGAATATTTTCAGGCAAGGCAATGACTCTTATACATGTTCCACTTACATTCAGTGTGTCAATGGCTGTGAGTATAGTTTCATATGTTGTGGCTGCAAAACAGCAAAAAGAAAAAAGAGAGCTCATTTGTACTGCTTTTGAGTACATTATTCTTGTCACATTACCTTGTTGTGCAGCTTTTTATTTTTTCTCTGATACCATATTCAAAATTGTATTTTTCAATGCTACTACAGGAGATAGTGTGCTAAAAATCTCTGCTTTTCTTTCCATCTTAATTTCTCTTGTTCAATTTACAACGTCGGTACTGCAAGCAACTGGACATTTTACAGCACCTGTAAAAAGTATCTTAACAGGTGTGATTATAAAGATTACATGCATGTTTGTGTTTATCGTGATATACAATTTAAACATATCAGGGCTTATCTTAGCTAATATCGTGTGCTACTTTGTGGTGTTTGTGATAAACTTAGATAATTTAAAATCATTTGGTTTTGCACATTTTAATACATGGAATATGTTTTATATTGCCCTTTCAAGTGTTATAATGGTTATTGTAGGCAAAATAGCACTTCACATTTTCAAAACCTCTGTCTTTATCGAAGGTGTAGTTATGATAACTTGCTGTGCATGTGTATATTTTATGTGTGTCTTTATGTTCGGTATATTGAAAGTTTCAACAATAAAAGAATTTATCTTTGAGGTGAAAAGAAAATGA
- the proC gene encoding pyrroline-5-carboxylate reductase, with amino-acid sequence MKIGIIGCGNMASSIAHSINQFIEARLFCYDIDIDKANRFSQVYGAIRVNSEIETVESSSIIIIAVKPKDIFDVLEKIKGGISEKIIVSIAAGISISKIKEVVGDKKIVRVMPNINISVQKGVIGICFSEMVSVDEKEKILNLFKSMGEVIATDEKYMDGITALFGSGPAFVAHFIESCVDAAVKLGFSKQESINLVLALFEGTVVNMKNNMLTTQHIKDMVTSPGGTTIEGLVELERRAVKGAIIDGILKAYERAKNIL; translated from the coding sequence ATGAAAATAGGAATAATTGGTTGTGGAAACATGGCAAGTTCAATCGCACATTCAATAAATCAGTTTATTGAAGCTCGACTTTTTTGTTATGACATAGACATTGACAAGGCTAATAGGTTTTCACAAGTTTATGGTGCTATCAGGGTCAATAGTGAAATTGAGACTGTAGAAAGCAGCAGCATAATCATAATTGCTGTAAAGCCAAAAGACATCTTTGATGTGCTTGAGAAAATAAAAGGTGGCATTTCTGAAAAGATAATAGTTTCTATTGCAGCGGGGATTTCGATTTCAAAAATTAAAGAGGTTGTAGGAGACAAAAAGATAGTTCGGGTAATGCCGAATATAAATATAAGCGTGCAAAAAGGCGTCATTGGAATATGCTTTTCTGAAATGGTATCAGTTGATGAGAAAGAGAAGATACTCAACCTTTTCAAAAGTATGGGTGAAGTTATAGCTACTGATGAAAAATATATGGATGGAATAACAGCTTTGTTTGGAAGTGGTCCAGCATTTGTTGCCCATTTTATTGAAAGCTGCGTAGATGCAGCAGTCAAACTCGGATTTTCAAAACAAGAAAGTATAAACTTGGTCTTGGCATTGTTTGAAGGTACCGTAGTTAACATGAAAAATAATATGTTAACCACACAACATATAAAGGATATGGTAACATCTCCTGGAGGCACAACAATTGAAGGGCTTGTGGAGCTGGAAAGAAGAGCGGTAAAAGGGGCAATAATAGATGGAATACTCAAGGCGTATGAAAGAGCCAAAAATATATTGTAG
- the rnhA gene encoding ribonuclease HI, producing the protein MKEVTIYTDGACSGNPGPGGWCAILIYKGIKKVLKGFERYTTNNRMELKAVVEALKALKEPCKVVIYSDSAYIVNAVNQNWIEKWQKNGWKTSEKEEVKNIDLWNELIELLKIHKVTFEKVKGHADNELNNLCDRIARSMIKGEQ; encoded by the coding sequence ATGAAAGAAGTGACAATTTACACCGACGGTGCTTGTAGCGGAAATCCTGGACCAGGTGGATGGTGTGCTATACTCATATACAAAGGAATCAAGAAGGTTTTAAAAGGTTTTGAAAGGTATACAACCAATAACAGAATGGAGCTCAAAGCGGTTGTAGAAGCTCTAAAGGCGTTGAAAGAACCTTGCAAAGTAGTAATCTATTCAGACTCTGCATATATTGTAAATGCTGTCAATCAAAATTGGATAGAAAAATGGCAGAAAAATGGATGGAAGACATCTGAAAAGGAAGAGGTCAAAAACATTGATTTGTGGAATGAACTTATAGAACTTCTGAAAATTCACAAAGTAACTTTTGAGAAAGTTAAGGGTCATGCTGACAATGAACTTAACAATCTTTGTGATAGAATTGCAAGAAGTATGATAAAAGGGGAGCAATAA
- a CDS encoding DUF3866 family protein has translation MFEIKKGIVTRKINTTGFCQYVEVKYQDSDVGIAINFLDINHEVKEGQEVLVNTTARVLQLGTGGYDYILPFEAFKNLSKGHIMKLRYTPLQFSVLTEEEKNPDLFDKVPNFNDIIVIVCELHSMLLPLCIYLKEKVKGIKISVILNDWGMLNAKLSHNLEFLRENKFVDYIITCQEAFNGDFECINEINSLTFSQSLGCDVAIISPLPGIVGTGTKFGFTSYKAVHVIEDVVRFGGRVVFPVRVSKNEKRQRHRFISHHSLTILNYVNCSVEIPIFDFEDKIFFAKIYKTLNNYRAKHTVAVVNEIDKMIVEKYKSIMSTMGRSYEQDCEYFLELFATAEYVSTKLKRR, from the coding sequence GTGTTTGAAATAAAAAAAGGGATTGTGACAAGAAAGATAAATACCACGGGATTTTGCCAGTATGTTGAAGTAAAATATCAAGATAGTGATGTAGGTATAGCTATAAACTTTTTAGATATAAATCACGAGGTAAAAGAGGGGCAAGAAGTCTTGGTGAACACGACAGCAAGAGTGCTTCAGCTTGGAACGGGTGGGTATGATTACATTTTACCTTTTGAGGCTTTTAAAAATTTGTCAAAAGGTCATATAATGAAGCTCAGATACACACCGCTGCAATTTTCTGTGTTGACAGAAGAAGAAAAAAATCCTGACCTTTTTGATAAAGTCCCAAATTTTAATGATATAATTGTTATTGTATGTGAGCTTCATAGCATGCTTTTGCCTTTATGTATTTACCTCAAAGAAAAAGTAAAAGGAATAAAGATTTCTGTCATATTAAACGACTGGGGAATGTTAAATGCAAAGCTTTCGCACAACTTAGAGTTTTTAAGGGAAAACAAATTTGTGGACTACATAATAACTTGTCAAGAAGCGTTCAATGGTGATTTTGAATGTATAAACGAAATAAATTCTCTTACTTTTTCTCAAAGCTTGGGATGTGATGTTGCTATAATTTCTCCCCTGCCCGGAATCGTGGGGACAGGAACAAAGTTTGGATTTACAAGTTACAAGGCTGTACATGTTATTGAGGACGTAGTTAGGTTTGGCGGTAGAGTAGTGTTTCCTGTGAGAGTATCGAAAAATGAAAAAAGACAGCGGCACAGATTCATAAGTCATCATTCTCTTACAATATTAAATTATGTGAACTGTTCTGTAGAAATTCCGATTTTTGATTTTGAGGATAAAATATTTTTTGCAAAAATATATAAGACATTAAACAATTACCGTGCAAAACATACTGTAGCTGTGGTAAACGAAATAGATAAGATGATAGTTGAAAAATATAAATCAATCATGAGCACTATGGGAAGAAGTTATGAGCAAGATTGTGAATACTTTTTAGAACTTTTTGCTACAGCTGAATATGTCTCGACAAAACTTAAAAGGAGATGA
- a CDS encoding NUDIX domain-containing protein: protein MDFYEKTIDSTLIYDGSFISLKVDKVLLPNGNISQRAIVLHSGAAVVVPVDDENNVIFVKQFRKPIEKVIIELPAGKLDKDENPLECAIRELEEETGYKARELIKLTEIFTTPGFSNEVIHVYLATGLYKGEAHTDADEFVEVLKIKMADAILMVKKGEIRDAKTIIGLLLANMYLQEQGLKK from the coding sequence ATGGATTTTTATGAAAAGACCATAGATTCTACATTGATATATGATGGTTCATTTATATCACTAAAAGTGGATAAGGTTTTACTTCCAAACGGCAATATCTCTCAGCGTGCTATTGTGCTTCACTCGGGTGCAGCTGTAGTTGTTCCTGTCGATGATGAGAACAACGTCATCTTTGTAAAACAGTTTCGAAAACCTATTGAAAAGGTGATAATAGAACTTCCTGCAGGCAAACTTGACAAAGATGAAAATCCACTTGAATGTGCCATAAGAGAGCTTGAAGAAGAAACTGGTTATAAAGCAAGAGAATTAATAAAACTTACCGAGATTTTCACGACGCCTGGATTTTCAAACGAAGTGATACATGTTTACCTTGCAACAGGCCTTTATAAAGGAGAAGCTCATACAGATGCTGATGAGTTTGTTGAAGTACTAAAAATTAAGATGGCTGATGCTATTTTGATGGTCAAAAAAGGCGAAATTAGGGATGCAAAGACAATAATAGGGCTTCTTCTTGCAAATATGTATTTGCAGGAGCAAGGCTTGAAGAAATGA
- a CDS encoding endonuclease Q family protein produces the protein MRVYADLHVHIGFSNGRYIKIPSSKTLTLENIIKTAKDEKGLNVIGIVDFLCKDVIKETDKLLDKGKLELKDGSLYYEGLLIIPASEIELRFCSNDFHCLVFFEDYKKLKDFRKEIKVYFNQIDFSCPVFRGQINEFERIVSSFGLLAVPAHAFTPYKGFYSAAQKIEEVFKITEVFAIELGLSADSYMVNALYDVQKRSLLSNSDAHSLKNIAREFNEIEVENVSAKDVIKSIKENRIVANYGINPKLGKYHKSYCNKCNSSFNLKSQDLILCPFCKSNDIVVGVEDRISWLCNIENPVEKPPYFYTFPFELVQGFGQKTIKKIIDVFENEINFIKSLNNDTFKNYNIDENIAQKLVRFMNQDYTVKFGAGGHFGRIIFE, from the coding sequence ATGAGGGTATATGCTGATTTACATGTCCACATTGGATTTTCTAATGGAAGGTATATAAAGATACCTTCTTCAAAAACCCTTACACTTGAGAATATTATAAAAACAGCAAAAGATGAAAAAGGACTTAATGTGATTGGTATTGTCGATTTTTTATGCAAGGATGTAATTAAAGAAACTGATAAGCTATTAGATAAAGGAAAGCTTGAATTGAAAGATGGAAGTTTGTATTATGAAGGGCTTTTGATAATACCTGCGTCCGAGATTGAATTGAGGTTTTGTTCAAATGATTTTCACTGTCTTGTCTTTTTCGAAGATTATAAAAAATTAAAAGATTTCAGAAAAGAAATTAAGGTCTACTTTAATCAGATTGATTTTAGCTGCCCGGTTTTCAGAGGCCAGATTAACGAATTTGAAAGGATTGTATCATCTTTTGGGCTTTTAGCTGTCCCTGCACATGCTTTTACTCCTTATAAAGGTTTTTATTCAGCAGCGCAAAAAATTGAAGAGGTCTTCAAAATTACAGAGGTTTTTGCAATAGAGCTTGGTCTTTCTGCTGATTCTTACATGGTAAATGCACTTTACGATGTTCAAAAAAGAAGTCTGCTTTCTAATTCAGACGCTCATTCTCTAAAAAATATTGCAAGAGAGTTTAATGAAATTGAGGTTGAAAATGTTTCTGCAAAGGATGTTATAAAAAGTATAAAGGAAAACAGAATAGTGGCAAACTATGGCATAAACCCAAAACTCGGAAAATATCATAAATCGTATTGCAATAAATGTAATAGTTCCTTTAATTTAAAAAGCCAAGATTTAATATTATGTCCATTTTGCAAAAGCAATGATATTGTAGTTGGTGTTGAGGATAGGATTTCGTGGCTTTGCAATATAGAAAATCCAGTTGAAAAACCGCCTTATTTTTACACTTTCCCTTTTGAACTTGTACAGGGATTTGGACAAAAAACAATCAAAAAAATAATTGACGTTTTTGAAAATGAAATAAACTTTATTAAATCTCTAAATAATGACACTTTTAAGAATTATAACATTGATGAAAATATTGCTCAAAAACTTGTAAGATTTATGAATCAAGACTACACCGTTAAATTTGGTGCTGGAGGACATTTCGGAAGAATTATATTTGAATAA
- a CDS encoding YggS family pyridoxal phosphate-dependent enzyme translates to MVDKETLKKNIEDVMERIERACIRAGRKPGEVSLLGATKGVDVETIKLANQFGLKIFGENRVQEFLPKFQELPYLDWHFIGRLQTNKIKYIYDKVSLIHSIDSPQQIDELEKRCTKVGKTCSVLIEINIGGEESKGGINLEKVDYLIEKIRNCPHIILKGFMTIPPIEEDETKLRGYFRKMKEIFEKYKKLNYNNVNIEVLSMGMSGDFEVAVEEGATLVRIGTKIFGERSKK, encoded by the coding sequence ATGGTTGACAAAGAGACACTTAAAAAAAATATTGAAGATGTAATGGAAAGAATCGAAAGAGCTTGCATCAGAGCTGGTAGAAAGCCAGGTGAGGTAAGCCTGCTTGGTGCAACCAAAGGGGTAGATGTCGAGACTATAAAGCTTGCAAACCAGTTTGGTCTGAAGATTTTTGGTGAGAACAGGGTACAAGAATTTTTGCCAAAGTTTCAAGAACTTCCTTATCTTGATTGGCATTTTATAGGAAGGCTTCAAACAAACAAGATTAAATACATTTACGATAAAGTAAGTCTCATTCATTCAATTGATAGTCCTCAGCAAATTGATGAACTTGAAAAAAGATGCACAAAAGTTGGAAAAACGTGCAGTGTACTTATAGAAATAAACATAGGTGGTGAAGAGTCAAAGGGTGGAATAAATTTAGAAAAAGTAGACTATTTGATTGAAAAAATAAGAAATTGTCCACATATTATTCTCAAGGGTTTTATGACAATACCTCCAATCGAAGAGGATGAGACGAAATTAAGAGGGTATTTTAGAAAGATGAAAGAAATCTTTGAAAAATATAAGAAATTAAATTATAATAATGTTAACATTGAAGTGCTGTCGATGGGTATGAGTGGTGACTTTGAGGTGGCAGTAGAAGAAGGTGCCACTTTGGTTAGAATAGGAACTAAAATCTTTGGGGAAAGATCAAAAAAATAA
- a CDS encoding cell division protein SepF, which produces MFDNLQRKFLNLIGIEIEEEDKPQDISKTKDENAKPKHETPKVVTIGKANQTEVTVYNLKLFDEVVKVCDALRENKIVVFNLEQVAEEHIQRIIDFVSGAVYVLDAKIHKVSKKIFVVVPRSIDLEVDEQLKEEFRSKGVFAWLK; this is translated from the coding sequence ATGTTTGATAACCTTCAAAGAAAATTTTTAAACCTTATTGGCATTGAGATTGAAGAGGAGGACAAGCCTCAGGACATCTCAAAAACAAAAGATGAAAATGCAAAACCAAAGCATGAAACACCAAAGGTAGTGACAATCGGAAAAGCAAACCAAACAGAGGTTACAGTGTACAATCTCAAACTCTTTGATGAGGTTGTTAAAGTTTGTGATGCTTTGAGAGAAAACAAGATAGTTGTTTTCAATTTAGAACAAGTAGCAGAGGAACATATACAAAGAATAATTGATTTTGTGAGCGGGGCTGTTTATGTTCTGGATGCCAAGATTCATAAAGTGAGCAAAAAAATATTTGTTGTTGTTCCAAGAAGTATTGATTTAGAGGTTGATGAACAACTCAAAGAAGAGTTCAGGTCAAAAGGTGTATTTGCCTGGTTGAAATAA
- a CDS encoding YggT family protein codes for MIRFLFGLVDKAISFVEFCIIVDAILSWVIVDPYNKYRRILGTIVNPILDPVRRVASRYIRIGFIDFSPMIAIILLEVLRWLLRLLLIILI; via the coding sequence ATGATAAGATTTTTATTTGGACTTGTGGACAAGGCAATTTCGTTTGTTGAATTTTGTATAATAGTTGATGCAATCTTATCGTGGGTGATAGTTGACCCATACAACAAATACAGGAGGATATTAGGTACTATTGTAAATCCTATCCTTGACCCTGTGAGGAGGGTAGCTTCGCGATACATTCGGATAGGTTTTATTGACTTTTCTCCTATGATTGCTATAATTCTTTTAGAAGTTTTAAGATGGCTTTTGCGACTACTTCTCATAATATTGATATAA